TGCAGGCATGGAGAAAACGCAGACTTGCGCCGACGAGGGTCATCTCGATCGCCGCCGCGTTATCGTCATTTCCAACGAGGCGATTCCCAATCCGGAGTGACAGCGCATCCGCTGCTCCCGCCGAAGATATCCCCAAATGCGCGAATCCGAATCGGCCCAGGTCCTGGATGGTGGACTGAATGCCCGGATTGAGAACCTCAATCTCCACGACGCTCATTTGCCGCTCTCGGATTTGGCAAGTTTCTCGAACTCGGCTCGATCGATCGGCACAAACCGCACAGCATCCCCAGGCTGCAGCTGTGTCGGCGGGTCTGCGAGAGGATCGAACATTCGCAACGGGGTTCGCCCAATGATGCGCCACCCGCCGGGAGAATCGACGGGATAAATGCCAGTTTGCGAGCCGGCGATTCCTACTGAACCGGCCGCGACGTGTTTCCTCGGCGACTCCAATCGCGGGCATTCAAGTTCATGGGGCAGGCCGCCAAGATACGCGAATCCCGGACTGAATCCGATAAAGCAAACAACGTACGCTGCCGAATGGTGCATTCGCACTACATCTTCCTGGGAGAGGTCACTATGCTCGGCGACAAAAGCGGTATCGATTCCAAATTCGGTTTCGTAGCAGACAGGAACTTGCACTATCTTGAGCGGATCGCTGATCTCCCCTTCGTGGCGAATCGAGTCTGCTACGAGTTTCCGAATCTCTTCATGGCTGATCTGGAGCGGATCAAAGTCGATCAGGACAGAAGCATATGCGGGGTGAATATTCCGCACACGCGGATCGCCGGCGGCTCGCAATGAGCGAAAGAGAGAGGTGACAGCGCGAAAGGAAGAGTCAGAAGCGCTCTCCCCAAAACGCACGAGCAGCGTACTATCGCTGGCGGTTTCGATTTCCATGTGGGCGCCTTGATACTACTTGAGACCTGCGCCACAAGTCTCCTCCGAAACTCCGCCCTGCTACTGGCGAAAATCGCTGAGCATCACGACGTTGCTGGTTGTCGTTCCGCGAATCAGTGCGAGTTGTTTGCCGTCGTTGGACCAGGAGAAACCATTGATATTCATTCCCGGCGGGAAATGAGTGACCTGGCGAGGCGGACCGCCGGTCAGAGGCTGCTCCCAGATGTTTCCGGCGCGCTCACGGGTAATCGAGTACTGGATGGCTTTCCCGTCCGGAGACCAGTGGATCGCGCCGATTCCAGACGGCAGTTGAAACGAAAACTGCTTTGGCCCGCCCACGGCGCTGATGACTGCCACGAAATCGGAGTACACTCCGTTTTTCGTTTCCTCCTGGTAGGTGTAGAAAACCTGTCTGCCGTCCGGGGAGAACTCGTCTCGCGGGCCCGATGTTTTTGCCAGAAACTTGCCTTGGCCACCTGCTGTCGGCGCTATGAACAACTTCGAGTCGTTATCAAGGTACAGGTACGACGAGCCATCGGGCGAGCAACCGACCACTGCTTCCGGGCCAATTTCCCGGACGTTGCCGCCGTCCGAGTCCATCCGATAGATGGTCGATTTACCGTTCTTAACCCTGCTGAACAGGACCTGGTTGATATTCCGGCACGGCGCTGGCCACAGTGCCGGATCTCCACCGCTGACCAGGTTCGTCATCGTCCCGTTCTTGTCGAAGCTGATAATCCCAGAGTGGTCGGAGCTTGCTACCAACCGGCCGTCATTTGTCCATCTAAGACCCCTCAGATACTGGTTTGCATCCCCTATCTGTTGCGCTCCCGCTAAGTCGTTTGCGGAAGCCATCCAAAGACTGCGTTGGGAGGTCTGCTGAATGGCGGCCACCGAGCGTCCGTCCGCGGTGACGCTCAGACTGTCCGGGGCATAGGAACTCAGATCATTCGTGAACCGCATTGCCTTGCCATCGGGGTACGAAATGAAATAGAGCTGCCACCTGCCTATATCCCTATCTACTTGAGCGAACAGCAGGCCGCTCTGGTCCTTGAACCAGCGAACCGCCCCGCCGAATATTGGCGCAGTGTAAAGGTCGTGGATAGAACCGTCTGCGGTCGAAACAAGCTGAACCTTGTTCGCAGTCTGATTTGTCCCCGTGATCGCCTGGACTGAGACCGCGATCCATTTTCCATCCGGCGACCAGGAAGGCGGATTCGGGCTATTCACGATGGCCGGTTCTTTTGCCAGCAGCGTTTCCCCCGTCCCATCCGCGTTAGCGGTCAGGAATAACGTCTGCGCGTGTAGCGGGTCGCCCCGCATGAACGCAAACTTTTTCCCGTCCGGAGAAAACGACGGCGCCGTATCTACATCCTTCAGCAACAACCTGGGGGTTCCTCCAAGAACCGGCAGCATGTAGAGATAGTTGTAATTGACCGTCGTTTTGTCCGATCGCGAGAAGTACACATAGTTGCCGTCCGGAGACATCGATAAATCATGGTAAGTCACGATGTCGGGCGGCAAGAGTTGTACGTCGCTTCCGGTCGCAACCTGCCGGACCCAAAGGCTCTCGTTTTCTCCATCGCGCAGCGCGTAAACAATGTATCGGCCATCGGGCGAGACTGTTACCGCAGCGGCCTTTCCGCTATCGGTAACCTGCGTCAGTTTCATGTTCTGCAGGCTGAAGACCGGCCCTCGATTCATGTACTTGTAAACAGCAAATCCAGCCGCTGCTAAAACAACGGCGGCAATCCCCATCCACATCCACTTGGCGCTGGACTTCGCCGGGACCGCCACTGCAGAAGAGGATTGTGATTTGATCGACCCCGAATCCGCGACACGAACAGCATCGGAAGGCAGCACATTGCGACCCGAACTTGTATCGCGCTTGAGGCGCTTCAAATCCGCCCGCATCTCCGCCGCGCTCTGGAAGCGGAGGTCGCGATCCTTTTCCAGTGCCTTCTTGATGATCTCTTCCAACTTAACTGGCACTACCGGATTCAATCGAACCGCATCCGTGGGTTCGCGATTGAGAATGCCGTCGAAGATCACGCCGGAGGTATCGCCGCGAAACGGGAGCGCGCCGGTAGCCATCTCATACAGCACCGCTCCGAACGAGAACAGATCGGTCCGCGCATCCAGTTCCTTTCCCCGCACCTGCTCCGGAGACATATACGCAACCGTACCCACCGCTGTCCCCGGGCTGGTCAGGTTATGATCTTCTTCTCCGGTCACGGTCATTCCGTCGTGTGTCGCCGCTCCGCGGGCCTGCCCAACCTTCGCCAATCCGAAATCGAGCACCTTGGCGTGGCCGCGGTCGGTGACGAAAATATTTGCCGGCTTGATATCGCGATGGATAATTCCTTTCGTATGCGCGGCATCCAGCGCATCGGCAATCTCGGTCGCGAGTTCAAGCAGTTGCTCCAACTCCATCGGTCGCCCCTGGATCGCGTGCTTCAGCGTGCGCCCTTCCATATACTCCATGGCGATGAAACGCTTCCCCTGGTCCTCGCCGATTTCGTACACAGTGCAGATGTTCGGATGGTTCAACGCGGAGGCGGCACGCGCCTCGCGCTTGAAACGCTCCAGCGCTGCGGCATCGTTCGAAACCTCATCCGGAAGGAATTTGAGGGCTACAAACCGCCCAAGGGAGGTGTCTTCGGCCTTGTACACCACTCCCATTCCGCCGCCGCCCAGTTTTTCCAGAATGCGGTAATGGGAAATCGTTGTCCCAATCATATTTTGTGAGTTCCCCGCGAGTTGGTTGGGGATTGTACCATTGCGGGGACAGCCCGTGCTCACGGATGTCAGCACGGAACTTAAGCCCCCAGTAGGGCGTTGGTGGTAAGCTGTTCGGCTAAATATGAGCCCGCCAACGCGCGGACTTTAAAGCGCCAAGCCGTCCCGGCGCAGAATCGTTTGGGAGGGTGAGAACCTGAGAATATGATCCGCGAACAACAGTCCACGTCGTCGGTGCAAGAAAGCTTTCATCCCCGAGTTCTAGGCATCGTACTCGCTGGCGGTAAAGGAACGCGCTTGTTTCCGCTCACGCGGGAACGCGCCAAACCTGCGGTCCCATTCGGCGGGAAGTACCGAATCGTCGATTTTGTTCTCAGTAACCTCGTAAACTCCGGTATCCACTCCATCTACGTGCTGACGCAATTCCGCAGCCAGTCGCTGCTGCAGCATCTCAGCGAGGGCTGGCAGTTTGGCGGCATGCTCAAAACTCAATTCATTACCAATGTCCCGGCCCAGATGCGCTCGGAGACCGAGTCCTGGTACCAGGGGACCGCTGACGCGATTTACCAGAACATAAATCTCATCGAACAGTCCGATCCGGACTATGTGGCAATCTTCGGTGCCGACCATATCTACCGGATGAATATCGCGAGCATGGTCGATTTTCATCGCACAAAATGCGCCGAAGTTACGGTTGCGGCTATCCCTGTTCCGAAAGATCAGGCATCCCAATTTGGCGTGATTGCGGTAAACAACGAAGGGCGTATTGTGGCGTTTCACGAAAAGAAGCACGACGCTCCCACTATGCCCGGCGACTCTAAACGCGTCTACGCCTCGATGGGAAACTACATCTTCTCTACGCGGACTTTGCTGGAGTTGTTGGAGGCTGATGCAAAGGACGCGGCGAGTCAACACGATTTCGGAAGGGACATCCTTCCTAAAATTGCCGGGAAGGCGCCGATCTACGCTTACAACTTCGAGACGAGCCGCATTCCCGGAGATACCGAAGATTCCGTTCCGTATTGGCGCGATGTTGGAACGATCGAAGCCTACTACGAAGCAAACATGGACCTAAACGACGTCAAGCCGGAACTCAATCTCTACAACCGGCAATGGCCGGTGCGCAGCACCAGCTACCCCGATCCTCCAGCCAAGTTCGTGTTTGACGAAGAGAACCGGCGCGGAGAAGCCCTCGACAGCATCGTCTCCGGCGGATGCATTATCTCCGGGGGCATCATCCGGAAGTCCGTGCTTGGACGCGCTGTGCGCGTGCACACGGGCGCGCTGGTGGAAGGTTGCGTCATTATGGATAACTGCGACATTGGCCGGGACGCCAGGCTACGACGCGCCATCCTCGATAAGAATGTCCGCATTCCGCAGGGCGCGACGGTTGGGTACGACCTGGATGCCGATCGCGCGCGCGGATGGCACGTCACCGATTCGGGCATAGTCGTGATTGGACGGGAGTACAGCCCGGTGCCGATGGCGGCGATGATCGCCTGAAGGGCGGCGAAACTCATCCTCTTGCAGGCACGAAGTCACAGCCACAGCAATGGAACGAGCCCGAGAACTGCGAGTCCTGCCAATAAAGCAAGGCTCCGAATGCCCGTCTTCCTGTCCGCCAATTTGTAAGCGTAAATACCTTTGATCAAGTTATTGCTGGCAGCAGCGATGAGAACCGCAATCGCAGCAATTTTCAAAGGGGTGAGTGTACCTGCGGCTTGCGTCATTCCCATGATGAACGGATCGACATCCGTAAGCCCCATGATAGCCGCAAGGGTATTAACCCCGGCTTTTCCAAGATAGGTGACCGCCAACTGAGTTGCCACAAGCATACCCAAGAACAAAAGAGCGAAGGCAAACGCTGCCAGGATTTCGAGAGGGTTCTTTGGTTCGAACTCGCGCTTTATCTCGGACCCGTCTGGCTCCGTTCTGCGCGACCATAACCACCCTGTCGCGATCGCTACCGCCGCAAGAGCCAGGAATGCTGGTGTGAGCGTTGCCACAAGCCGGCGATTGAAAATCGCGATCAGGGCGATAAGCCGTAGATACATGACGCCAGAAGCGATCAGAATGCCGCCGGAGAAGAGGTGCGGGCGATGCTCGCGTGCCGCTCTTCGTGCCATGACAATTGTCGTAACCGTGGACGAGTATGCTCCCCCAAGGAAGGCGGTCAGCACCACCCCTCCGCGTTCCTTCGTTAACCTCTGCAGGACATAGCTGCCATAGGAAATCGTGCTGACGGCGACGACTACAAGCCAGGTTTTGAATGGATTGATGTGAAACTGGGTGAATTCTTGCCTGGGCAAAATGGGCAAAGCCACCGCCGTGAGCAAGAGGAATTTAGCGAACGTGAAGATCTCTTCGGCCGGAATACGGGTGGCCAGTTTCTCCAGCACTTCCTTGAGTTCCAGCAGTAATAGACTTGCCACACTCAAGGCAGTCGCAATCCAGAAGTGCCCATAGTAGACCAGGGCACCTACCAGGAATGTCGCCAGGCCGGACATTTCGGAAGTGACGCCGGCAACTTCGGAAGTGGAAAGCTTGTGCCAGTACGACAACAACAGGAAACTGCCGACGACCAAAAACCCGAGCGTCAATGGAACCAGCTGTGTTCCCGACAGCAGCGCAACCGAGTAGCCGATCAGTCCAATGAGAGGGAAGGTCCGCACGCCTCCGAAGCCGTAATACTTCGCTGACGCCTTGTGTTCTTCTCGTTCCAGCCCGATCAGGAAAGACAAGAAGAGAACCAGAACGATCTTCACGGCTTCCGAC
This is a stretch of genomic DNA from Terriglobia bacterium. It encodes these proteins:
- a CDS encoding MgtC/SapB family protein, which gives rise to MNLYEGLQSEAVKIVLVLFLSFLIGLEREEHKASAKYYGFGGVRTFPLIGLIGYSVALLSGTQLVPLTLGFLVVGSFLLLSYWHKLSTSEVAGVTSEMSGLATFLVGALVYYGHFWIATALSVASLLLLELKEVLEKLATRIPAEEIFTFAKFLLLTAVALPILPRQEFTQFHINPFKTWLVVVAVSTISYGSYVLQRLTKERGGVVLTAFLGGAYSSTVTTIVMARRAAREHRPHLFSGGILIASGVMYLRLIALIAIFNRRLVATLTPAFLALAAVAIATGWLWSRRTEPDGSEIKREFEPKNPLEILAAFAFALLFLGMLVATQLAVTYLGKAGVNTLAAIMGLTDVDPFIMGMTQAAGTLTPLKIAAIAVLIAAASNNLIKGIYAYKLADRKTGIRSLALLAGLAVLGLVPLLWL
- the glgC gene encoding glucose-1-phosphate adenylyltransferase, which translates into the protein MIREQQSTSSVQESFHPRVLGIVLAGGKGTRLFPLTRERAKPAVPFGGKYRIVDFVLSNLVNSGIHSIYVLTQFRSQSLLQHLSEGWQFGGMLKTQFITNVPAQMRSETESWYQGTADAIYQNINLIEQSDPDYVAIFGADHIYRMNIASMVDFHRTKCAEVTVAAIPVPKDQASQFGVIAVNNEGRIVAFHEKKHDAPTMPGDSKRVYASMGNYIFSTRTLLELLEADAKDAASQHDFGRDILPKIAGKAPIYAYNFETSRIPGDTEDSVPYWRDVGTIEAYYEANMDLNDVKPELNLYNRQWPVRSTSYPDPPAKFVFDEENRRGEALDSIVSGGCIISGGIIRKSVLGRAVRVHTGALVEGCVIMDNCDIGRDARLRRAILDKNVRIPQGATVGYDLDADRARGWHVTDSGIVVIGREYSPVPMAAMIA
- the pxpB gene encoding 5-oxoprolinase subunit PxpB — protein: MEIETASDSTLLVRFGESASDSSFRAVTSLFRSLRAAGDPRVRNIHPAYASVLIDFDPLQISHEEIRKLVADSIRHEGEISDPLKIVQVPVCYETEFGIDTAFVAEHSDLSQEDVVRMHHSAAYVVCFIGFSPGFAYLGGLPHELECPRLESPRKHVAAGSVGIAGSQTGIYPVDSPGGWRIIGRTPLRMFDPLADPPTQLQPGDAVRFVPIDRAEFEKLAKSESGK
- a CDS encoding protein kinase, giving the protein MIGTTISHYRILEKLGGGGMGVVYKAEDTSLGRFVALKFLPDEVSNDAAALERFKREARAASALNHPNICTVYEIGEDQGKRFIAMEYMEGRTLKHAIQGRPMELEQLLELATEIADALDAAHTKGIIHRDIKPANIFVTDRGHAKVLDFGLAKVGQARGAATHDGMTVTGEEDHNLTSPGTAVGTVAYMSPEQVRGKELDARTDLFSFGAVLYEMATGALPFRGDTSGVIFDGILNREPTDAVRLNPVVPVKLEEIIKKALEKDRDLRFQSAAEMRADLKRLKRDTSSGRNVLPSDAVRVADSGSIKSQSSSAVAVPAKSSAKWMWMGIAAVVLAAAGFAVYKYMNRGPVFSLQNMKLTQVTDSGKAAAVTVSPDGRYIVYALRDGENESLWVRQVATGSDVQLLPPDIVTYHDLSMSPDGNYVYFSRSDKTTVNYNYLYMLPVLGGTPRLLLKDVDTAPSFSPDGKKFAFMRGDPLHAQTLFLTANADGTGETLLAKEPAIVNSPNPPSWSPDGKWIAVSVQAITGTNQTANKVQLVSTADGSIHDLYTAPIFGGAVRWFKDQSGLLFAQVDRDIGRWQLYFISYPDGKAMRFTNDLSSYAPDSLSVTADGRSVAAIQQTSQRSLWMASANDLAGAQQIGDANQYLRGLRWTNDGRLVASSDHSGIISFDKNGTMTNLVSGGDPALWPAPCRNINQVLFSRVKNGKSTIYRMDSDGGNVREIGPEAVVGCSPDGSSYLYLDNDSKLFIAPTAGGQGKFLAKTSGPRDEFSPDGRQVFYTYQEETKNGVYSDFVAVISAVGGPKQFSFQLPSGIGAIHWSPDGKAIQYSITRERAGNIWEQPLTGGPPRQVTHFPPGMNINGFSWSNDGKQLALIRGTTTSNVVMLSDFRQ